Proteins from a genomic interval of uncultured Flavobacterium sp.:
- a CDS encoding four helix bundle protein, producing MSEIRSYKDLFIWQKGIKIVSLIYQLVKSFPKEELFALTSQTLYKEILNQIEEESKMINAFSKTLKD from the coding sequence ATGAGTGAAATAAGATCTTATAAAGATTTATTTATTTGGCAAAAAGGAATTAAAATTGTCTCTCTGATTTATCAATTAGTAAAATCATTTCCCAAAGAAGAATTATTTGCTTTAACTAGTCAAACTCTTTACAAAGAAATTTTAAATCAAATTGAAGAAGAATCAAAAATGATTAATGCTTTTTCTAAGACACTAAAAGACTAA
- the nadD gene encoding nicotinate (nicotinamide) nucleotide adenylyltransferase, with the protein MKIGLYFGTYNPIHVGHLIIANHMAEFADLDQIWMVVTPHNPLKKKATLLDDHQRLQMVYLATEDYPKIKPSDIEFKLPQPNYTVNTLVHLHEKFPTHEFSLIMGEDNLKTLHKWKNYEVILDHYDIYVYPRISEEEENIELKSHPKVHVIDAPIVEISSTFIRNSIKEGKNIQPLLPPKVWEYIDHNNFYKK; encoded by the coding sequence ATGAAAATAGGTCTTTATTTCGGAACTTATAATCCAATTCATGTTGGTCATTTAATCATTGCCAATCACATGGCAGAGTTTGCCGATTTGGATCAAATCTGGATGGTCGTTACGCCTCATAATCCGCTAAAAAAGAAAGCAACTTTATTAGACGATCATCAACGTTTGCAAATGGTTTATCTGGCAACAGAAGATTATCCGAAAATTAAACCTTCAGATATAGAATTTAAGTTGCCTCAACCAAATTATACAGTAAATACTTTAGTTCATTTGCATGAAAAGTTTCCAACTCATGAGTTTTCACTAATCATGGGCGAAGACAATCTGAAAACGCTTCATAAATGGAAAAACTATGAAGTAATTTTAGATCATTATGATATTTATGTTTACCCAAGAATTTCAGAAGAAGAGGAGAATATCGAATTAAAATCACATCCGAAAGTTCATGTAATTGATGCGCCAATTGTAGAAATTTCTTCTACTTTTATCCGAAACAGTATTAAAGAAGGTAAAAACATTCAGCCATTATTGCCTCCAAAAGTTTGGGAATATATTGATCACAACAATTTTTATAAGAAGTAA